The nucleotide sequence TTTGTATTCCATCTGGAATCACGGAAGTCGAAAAGAGAGCGGTAAGAGATTCGGCAGAACATGCAGGGGCAAAAGAAGTCTACATGATTCATGAGCCAATTGCTGCTGCTATAGGAATAGGCATTGATATTGATCAACCGATAGGAAGCATGGTTGTGGATATTGGAGGAGGAACTACAGAAATTGCAGTAATAGCTTTGAGTGGAATCGTATGTGATCAGTCTATCAGAGTTGCTGGGGATTCTTTTAATAAGGATATCCTCGATTACATGCGGAGGCAGCATAACCTATTAATAGGTGAGCGAACTGCTGAAAAGGTAAAGATTCAAGTAGGCTCAGCCCTTACAGAATTGGATGAGGATGCACCAGAAGATTTTGAAATTAGAGGGAGGGATTTAATGACGGGTATTCCTAAAGTGATCAAGATTTCTTATTCAGAAATCGCATTTGCGATTGATAAATCAGTTTCTAAGATAGAGGAAGCAGTTCTTAAGGCGCTTGAAATATCACCTCCCGAACTTTCTGCAGATATTTATGATAATGGAATTTATCTCACAGGAGGTGGAGCCATGCTCCGCGGCTTGGATAAACGTCTCGCTATGAAAACGAAACTTCCTATTCACATTGCAGAAGATCCATTGAGAGCCGTTGTTAGAGGGACAGGAGAGGCTCTCAAGAACATAAATAAATTTAAAGCGGTATTAATGACCTAAATAGTTAATGCAAAGGCTTTTAGATTTCCTTTACCAACAACGTGAATTAGCTGTTTTTATAGGCCTGGAAATCCTGAGTGTATGGCTTTTGATTAACTTTAATAACAGGTATAATGCTTCCTTTCTTAATTCAAGTAATGAAGCAGCAGCATCTTTAACACGAACATCCAATAATATTGATAATTACTTCAATTTAACGGAAGTAAACGAGCAACTCATGTTGGAAAATGAGCACCTTCAGCAAGAGCTGAGAATGCTGCGAACCAAGAAAGATTCATTTTTAGATACAGTAGATCAGTATCAAGTTATTGGGGCTAGGGTAATTAACAATACGTTTGATAGGAGTGTAAATTTCGTAACCATTTCTGCTGGAAGGAAAGATAGTGTACAAGTAGGCATGGGTGTAATTTCAGCATTTGGCGTTGTTGGACAAGTTAAATCTGTTACCAACAATTTCGCGACTATTTATTCGCTTCTACACCCTAAGCTTCTAATATCCTCTAAGGTGAAAAGGACTGATACAAAATGTACTGTTCAATGGGATCAAGAAATATACGATAGAGCTAGTTTAAAATATATTCCTAGGCATATTCCGCTAAAAGAAGGAGATTCAATAGTTACTTCTGGGTTTAATTCTGTTTTTCCTGAAGACGTGCTGATAGGTTTGGTAGATGAGTTGTACTTGGAAGAACATATGACTTTTTACGAAGCTAAAATTAAGCTGGCCACAGATTTTACAAGTTTGAATCAGGTCTTTGTGATCAATGACTTGATGAAAGAAGAGAAAGACTCATTACTGCTAGAATGACACGTATAAGCGTAAGAGAACAAGTACTTAATGTAATTCTGCTTTTGCTAGCTCAGTTACCACTCGTCCATCGAATTACCCTATTCGACAAGGCTTTTGGTTTTTTTTATGTAGGTTTTCTCTTACTTCTTCCGAGGACCCTGAGCAGATCTTACTTGATGATCATTGGTTTTTTTTCCGGCTTATTAGTTGATGTTTTTACGAATACTCCTGGAATACATGCATCTGCATCTGTTCTTGTTCTTTTTCTTAGAAATTTTTGGTTGAACGTCATTTATCAGGAATCTCAAGAGTTGTTCAACCTGAATGTTTCGAGCCTCAAGAAATCTGGATTTTTATACTTTATTTTTCCTCTTGTGTTCATTCATCATTTAACCATTTTCATTGTTGAAAATGGAGGCCTTCATCTTTTTGGGATGGTTTTTACAAAAGTACTTTTCAGTAGTATCTTTAGTACAACAATTATTTTTGTTGTCAATTTTGTTATTTCATCTAATAATAGAAGGATATGAGTGGTAGAAGCTTGTTTATTAGAGGACTTATTCTCTTTACTGTAATCATTTTTGCATCTCGACTATTCTATATTCAGATTTTAGAGGAAGACTATAAAGTAGCGGCTGAAAACAATGTTGTTCAAAAAATAGTACAGTATCCTTTTAGAGGATTGGTGTATGACAGCAATGACAGCTTAGTCATCTATAATTCACCTGTTTATGACCTAATGGTCGTACCTAAAGAAGCGGAGATTCTTGATACGACTACTTTTTGTTCGTTGCTTGAAATAGAACGTGAAGATTTAATTAAGCGATTAAAAAAGGCTAAAAATTACTCATCCATATTAGCTTCAAAGTTTGTTGAACAGATATCTGATGATCTTTTTGCGAAGCTTCAAGATCAGCTTATAAACTATCCAGGCTTTTATGTTCTTCCAAGAACCGTGAGATCCTACAATACAAAATCTCTAGCCAATGTTGTGGGTTATGTTGGTGAAGTAAGTGGAAACTTTATCAATAGAGACACTTCAAATTATTATAAACCAGGAGACTACATTGGTATAGGAGGTATTGAAAAGGCTTATGAAGAGTACCTGCGAGGCAAGCGTGGTGCTACCTATAAAGTTGTAAACGTTCAGGGAATTATAAAAGATGACTATCGCGATGGCGAATATGACACGCTTCCTAAATCGGGAGAGAGTATTCATTTAACCATTGATTTGGAATTGCAGCAGTATGCTGAAGGACTGATGGAAGGAAAGGTCGGAAGTGTTGTTGCAATTGAACCTAGCACTGGGAGAATTCTTGCGTTAGTTTCAGCTCCATCTTATGACCCACAATTGCTAAGTGGAAAAAATCTAAGTAAGAATTTTCCTGAATTGAATCGTAATCAAGAAAAACCGCTTTTTAATAGACCATTGCAAGCTCGCTATCCTCCTGGCTCAATGTTTAAGACCATTCAAGGAATAATTGCGATGCACGAGGGTGTAGTAACAGCAGATGAGATTATAAAAACTGATGGAAGCAATATCGGTGACTTGGCACCTCCCGGGCCTTACAACATGGTCAAAGCAATTACTAAGTCATCCAATAACTATTTCTATCTTATAATGCGCCGTATGGTTCAGCAAGGACTAGATGAAAGTGCATATATTGATTCCAGGATTGGGCTTGAAAAATGGAGGGAATACGTCAAAGAGTTTGGCTTAGGTAGAAAACTGGGAGTTGATCTTCCAAATGAAATTTATGGGAATGTTCCAAGCCTTGAATGGTATGATAAGCAATATGGCGCTAAGCGCTGGAAGTATTCGAACATCGCATCACTTAGTATTGGTCAAGGGGAGCTTTTAGTAACGCCTCTTCAGATGGCCAACCTTGGGGCAATACTAGCGAACAGGGGATATTTCATTACACCACATGTAGTAGATAAAATTCAAGGGTGGCCAAATCCGAATATTAAAAAGGAGACACTTCCTTTTGATGCTGAGTTGTATGGCCCGATATTGAAAGGGATGGAACAAGTAATAATGGCAGGGTCTGGACGTAGAGGCTATTTAGATTCTCTTAAGTTAGCTGGAAAAACAAGTACGGTTCAAAACCCACATGGAGAAGATCATTCAGGTTTTATGGGTTTTGCACCTTTAGATAACCCAAAGATTTCTATTGCAGCATATGTAGAAAATGCTGGACAAGGAGGACGAGCAGCAGTATCGGTAGCGAGCTTGCTTGCGGAGAAATATGTACTCGGCGAGATCTCTCGCCAATGGTTAGAAGACTATATTTTAGAAGAAAGATATTTACCTGAGAATGCGCCCAGACCCACTATCGCAGAAAATTGACTGGACATCAGCCCTACTCTTCGGGTCGCTTGTTATTGCAGGCTGGTTGAATATCTATGCAGCAGAATATGATCCTGAAATCAATCAAAGTATTTTTGATTTCAGCACAAGCGCTGGTCGACAGTTTATATGGATTTTGACTTCTATTGTGATCGCTTTTGTCATTTTCTTTTTTGACTATAAGTTTTTTGATTCGTTCGCCTACATCATTTATGGAATATTTATGGCTCTATTGCTCTTCATACTGGTTGGAGGTAAAGAGGTAGCAGGGTCAAAGTCATGGGTTGGTATTGGAGCTTTTGGATTGCAACCTTCGGAGTTTGCCAAGTTTGCCACAGCCTTCGCATTGGCTAAATTTCTGGATCAACCCAATCGTAGGCTTACGGACTTAAATACTTTACTCATTGCATTTGCCATTATCATTTTGCCTATGGCAATGACAGTACTACAAGGAGATACGGGGACTGCCATGGTTTTCGCTGCATTAGTATTGCCAATGTTTAGGGAAGGGATGCCACCACTGTTCATAGTTATAGGATTTTCAATCTTAGCTATATTCCTGCTCACATTATTGGTGAGTCAGACAGTGATTTTAGCAGGAATCGCAATTATTACACTCTTAGCTTTAGGACTCAATGCGAGACGCCCAAAGAGATTGTTGTATATAGTCGCATCAACAATTATTGTAACCCTGGCAGTGCGAAGTGTGGATTTTATTTTAACGGATGTTCTGAAGCCACATCAGCAAAAAAGGGTGCTTTCGTTAATAAACCCCAATATAGATCCACTAGGTATTGGGTGGAATGTAACTCAATCAAAAATAGCGATAGGGTCAGGTGGTTTTGGAGGAAAAGGATTTTTAGAAGGTACTCAAACTAAGTTTGATTTTGTGCCTGAGCAAACTACCGATTTTATTTTTTGTACTATTGGTGAAGAGCATGGATGGATAGGAAGCATTATCATGCTTGGCTTATTTACGGGATTGCTATTGCGTTTGGTGTATTTAGCAGAGCGTCAAAAATCGACGTTTTCTAGAGTATTCGGTTTTAGCGTTGTGGGAATAATCTTTTTTCATTTTACGGTAAACATAGCGATGACCGTAGGGCTTTTTCCGGTGATTGGAATTCCCCTACCATTTTTTAGTTATGGAGGGTCATCCCTTTGGGCTTTCACAATTCTCCTTTTTAGCTTCTTAAAGCTAGACGCACATAGAATGCAGGTACTTCAAAGGTGGTAACCCTCTTTTTTGCATAAGTCCTCGAATCAAAAACTTATATTTTTGCTGCGTTTGCTTTAGCTTCTGATTCTATTTTGCTTGCTTTTTGATTTGCTTCCGACTCTAATTTTGCAGCATTTTTGTCTGCTTCTGACCTTAGTTTTTTTGCAGCTTCTTGAGCTACTTTCTTTTTGATAGGGTTAGACCCTGCATCTTTGATTAATTTATCAGCCGCCGCATATCCCTCTTTTTTAACTTTTTCAGCACTTGCTTTGCCTTGAGCTCTTATTTTATCTGCTTGAACTTGAGATTGAGAAATAATTTTTTGCCGCTGTTCTTCTTTCTTTTTTTCAAGTTCCGCCTTTCTCTTTGCCAGCTCGGCTTCCGCCTTTTCCTTCTGATCATCTACTTTGGATGTAAGCTCTTTTTTGAAATCAGTCGTAGCGCTGGAGCTCCCGCCATCCGCATTACTGGTTCCCAATAGCTTCACTTGAGGATCTTCGTAATTACCTCCAATTCCAAGGTTTAAATTGATTTTATCCGAGACTAATTTTTTACCTCCTGTCAATGAACTCACAGCGTTATTTAGTGCATTGCCAATTGCTCCGGTAGGTACATCTTGCAATAGCATGGAATAGTCTAGTTTTCCATCTAATGTATTATTTCCTCCAACCGTGGCTTTCAGTCCGTTGACTTGCAAGTCAAACGGCTCAACATACAATTTACCATCGCGTATTTCGGTAGCTATCAGCACATCTTTCAACTCTATCTTTTTCGATTCACTACTTGCTCCAGATTTTAAAGCCGCTACCGCAGATAGTTTTTGCATAAATGCTCCTTTATCTAGTGTTGCTTTGGCAATGTTGACTAGCCCGGAAAGATAAATTTCATCCATGATTGGCATCATGTCCTCTCCAAGTAACCCATTAACATTGAAATCTGTTGAGAATTTGCCAGCCACCTGCTTAGCAATTGGCACATAATTTTGAATGGTCTCAAAAGTCTCAAAAGCACTTCCAATGGAGAGGTCTTTCACGCTAAAACCAAGATCATACTTAGGCTTTTCTAAATCTTTGGTGACATACGAACCTGTCAGTTCAAACGTACCATCCAGCATATTAAAGCTGTTTTCATCTAGCATGATCGAACCATTCTTTATGAGCACCTTACCCTTGAAATTTGTGATGGGCATATTTGAATATGCTATTTTATTAATAGAGGTAGCTAGTGTGAAGTCAATGTTTTCGGGAATTCTTACAACCTCCAGTGGCTCTCCTTCTTCACTGCTGATGCTGTCTTGATCCGTTAAAACTTGCTCAGCTTCCTCTTCCATAGTCTCTTCGGGCATTAATTCATTTATGTCAATGAGATTTGAATTGAAGTTCAATCGACCAGTAAGCATTTCGTTTTCTGAAAGTGCAAAACCTAGGTAATTACTAATCTTACCATCCATATTGAAATCTGAATTTCCAGATTTGGAAGAAAACTCCGTAAGATTGATTTCCGAAGGATTAAATGTGAGGTTAGCTCTGGAAATACTGAATCCTTGAGGTAAATATTCCTCACTTTTAAATAAGAATTCATTTATGGTCATACTTCCAGAGGTTGGAAGCTTATCATACCGTTCAGCTTCTACGTCAGACATTCTACCTGCCGTCTTTAGTTGGGCGTTTATCTTTCCAAGAAGAGTCATTCCACCTAGAGGT is from Marinobacter alexandrii and encodes:
- a CDS encoding rod shape-determining protein encodes the protein MGLFDFFQSDIAIDLGTANTLIISKDKVVVDEPSIIAIDKNTNKVLAIGRDAMQMHEKTHENIKTIRPLKDGVIADFHAAEHMIRGMIKMIDRGRKSFMPASHRMIICIPSGITEVEKRAVRDSAEHAGAKEVYMIHEPIAAAIGIGIDIDQPIGSMVVDIGGGTTEIAVIALSGIVCDQSIRVAGDSFNKDILDYMRRQHNLLIGERTAEKVKIQVGSALTELDEDAPEDFEIRGRDLMTGIPKVIKISYSEIAFAIDKSVSKIEEAVLKALEISPPELSADIYDNGIYLTGGGAMLRGLDKRLAMKTKLPIHIAEDPLRAVVRGTGEALKNINKFKAVLMT
- the mreC gene encoding rod shape-determining protein MreC; protein product: MQRLLDFLYQQRELAVFIGLEILSVWLLINFNNRYNASFLNSSNEAAASLTRTSNNIDNYFNLTEVNEQLMLENEHLQQELRMLRTKKDSFLDTVDQYQVIGARVINNTFDRSVNFVTISAGRKDSVQVGMGVISAFGVVGQVKSVTNNFATIYSLLHPKLLISSKVKRTDTKCTVQWDQEIYDRASLKYIPRHIPLKEGDSIVTSGFNSVFPEDVLIGLVDELYLEEHMTFYEAKIKLATDFTSLNQVFVINDLMKEEKDSLLLE
- a CDS encoding penicillin-binding transpeptidase domain-containing protein, producing the protein MSGRSLFIRGLILFTVIIFASRLFYIQILEEDYKVAAENNVVQKIVQYPFRGLVYDSNDSLVIYNSPVYDLMVVPKEAEILDTTTFCSLLEIEREDLIKRLKKAKNYSSILASKFVEQISDDLFAKLQDQLINYPGFYVLPRTVRSYNTKSLANVVGYVGEVSGNFINRDTSNYYKPGDYIGIGGIEKAYEEYLRGKRGATYKVVNVQGIIKDDYRDGEYDTLPKSGESIHLTIDLELQQYAEGLMEGKVGSVVAIEPSTGRILALVSAPSYDPQLLSGKNLSKNFPELNRNQEKPLFNRPLQARYPPGSMFKTIQGIIAMHEGVVTADEIIKTDGSNIGDLAPPGPYNMVKAITKSSNNYFYLIMRRMVQQGLDESAYIDSRIGLEKWREYVKEFGLGRKLGVDLPNEIYGNVPSLEWYDKQYGAKRWKYSNIASLSIGQGELLVTPLQMANLGAILANRGYFITPHVVDKIQGWPNPNIKKETLPFDAELYGPILKGMEQVIMAGSGRRGYLDSLKLAGKTSTVQNPHGEDHSGFMGFAPLDNPKISIAAYVENAGQGGRAAVSVASLLAEKYVLGEISRQWLEDYILEERYLPENAPRPTIAEN
- the rodA gene encoding rod shape-determining protein RodA, encoding MRPDPLSQKIDWTSALLFGSLVIAGWLNIYAAEYDPEINQSIFDFSTSAGRQFIWILTSIVIAFVIFFFDYKFFDSFAYIIYGIFMALLLFILVGGKEVAGSKSWVGIGAFGLQPSEFAKFATAFALAKFLDQPNRRLTDLNTLLIAFAIIILPMAMTVLQGDTGTAMVFAALVLPMFREGMPPLFIVIGFSILAIFLLTLLVSQTVILAGIAIITLLALGLNARRPKRLLYIVASTIIVTLAVRSVDFILTDVLKPHQQKRVLSLINPNIDPLGIGWNVTQSKIAIGSGGFGGKGFLEGTQTKFDFVPEQTTDFIFCTIGEEHGWIGSIIMLGLFTGLLLRLVYLAERQKSTFSRVFGFSVVGIIFFHFTVNIAMTVGLFPVIGIPLPFFSYGGSSLWAFTILLFSFLKLDAHRMQVLQRW
- a CDS encoding AsmA-like C-terminal region-containing protein, which codes for MKKLLIILGVVFIILIASIIVLPIVFKDDIRTALDDTMSESLNARVYYDIDAFSLSLIKDFPDITVSMSDFGVVGIEEFEKDTLASIGTFQVTIDIMSVISGDQIIVEEILLDEPKISVLVLPNGKANYDIAKPSEEEVVDEEIGNEESSSVNVGIEKWSIKDGKVVYTDQSMNFYTSLIGLNHEGSGDFTLDVFDMTTKTTIDAASLGFEGVEYVSNKQLGLDVTLNMNLSEMKFTFKENRIAVNNFAMEADGFLSMPGDDINMDINFGGKDISIKSILSLIPGVYQEYLNGVTTGGSIDFDGYVKGTFNETSMPQVAANLSVDNGSISYEEFNIPIENLDIKSSFNYPSADLRETSFNVDNFSMLVDGESVSAYLKFKNLEDFMWDFGVEGNADLEKITKIVPLGGMTLLGKINAQLKTAGRMSDVEAERYDKLPTSGSMTINEFLFKSEEYLPQGFSISRANLTFNPSEINLTEFSSKSGNSDFNMDGKISNYLGFALSENEMLTGRLNFNSNLIDINELMPEETMEEEAEQVLTDQDSISSEEGEPLEVVRIPENIDFTLATSINKIAYSNMPITNFKGKVLIKNGSIMLDENSFNMLDGTFELTGSYVTKDLEKPKYDLGFSVKDLSIGSAFETFETIQNYVPIAKQVAGKFSTDFNVNGLLGEDMMPIMDEIYLSGLVNIAKATLDKGAFMQKLSAVAALKSGASSESKKIELKDVLIATEIRDGKLYVEPFDLQVNGLKATVGGNNTLDGKLDYSMLLQDVPTGAIGNALNNAVSSLTGGKKLVSDKINLNLGIGGNYEDPQVKLLGTSNADGGSSSATTDFKKELTSKVDDQKEKAEAELAKRKAELEKKKEEQRQKIISQSQVQADKIRAQGKASAEKVKKEGYAAADKLIKDAGSNPIKKKVAQEAAKKLRSEADKNAAKLESEANQKASKIESEAKANAAKI